The following coding sequences are from one Methanobacterium bryantii window:
- a CDS encoding RNA methyltransferase, with protein sequence MIYVVFVEPESPGNIGFLARTMKNFAFNDLVLINPCELKNEAYYQAMHAKEIIWNHKEYGSLEEFIEAEKIDFTVGTTRMAGGSYNVSRIAVTPEQFAESLNITGNIAIVFGREGNGLYNEEIALCDVVVTIPTNDEYPVLNISHAAAIVLYELFKREKNYPREELEVALKSEKELLIEEMDELIKYTGYPEHKMKKASTVFKNIIGRAFISGREAHTLIGTLRRIGLKLKE encoded by the coding sequence ATGATTTATGTAGTTTTTGTTGAACCAGAATCTCCAGGAAACATAGGTTTCCTTGCAAGGACAATGAAAAATTTTGCATTCAACGATTTAGTGCTTATTAATCCATGTGAATTAAAAAATGAAGCTTATTACCAGGCAATGCATGCAAAAGAAATTATATGGAACCATAAAGAGTACGGTTCCCTTGAAGAATTCATCGAAGCTGAAAAAATAGATTTTACAGTCGGCACGACACGTATGGCCGGTGGGAGTTACAATGTTTCTAGAATTGCGGTCACACCTGAGCAGTTTGCAGAATCATTAAATATAACTGGAAATATTGCTATAGTATTTGGGAGAGAAGGTAACGGTCTCTATAATGAAGAGATAGCCCTCTGTGATGTGGTTGTAACCATTCCTACAAACGATGAATATCCTGTATTGAATATTTCCCATGCTGCAGCAATTGTACTGTACGAATTATTTAAAAGAGAAAAGAATTATCCTCGAGAAGAACTGGAAGTAGCTTTAAAATCTGAAAAAGAACTTTTAATTGAGGAAATGGATGAATTAATTAAATACACTGGTTACCCTGAACATAAAATGAAAAAGGCATCTACAGTTTTTAAAAATATTATAGGGAGAGCATTCATCTCTGGAAGGGAAGCACATACTTTAATAGGAACTTTAAGGAGAATAGGGCTGAAATTAAAAGAATAA